Proteins encoded together in one Shewanella oneidensis MR-1 window:
- a CDS encoding cation diffusion facilitator family transporter has protein sequence MTQTSQYDFWVKLASRASVATALTLITIKLLAWLYSGSASMLASLTDSFADTLASIINFIAIRYAIVPADHDHRYGHGKAEPLAALAQSAFIMGSAFLLLFYGGERLLNPSPVENATLGVVVSVVAIVLTLALVLLQKRALAATNSTVVEADSLHYKSDLFLNAAVLLALVLSQYGWWWADGLFAVLIACYIGQQAFDLGYRSIQALLDRELDEDTRQRIKLIAKEDPRVLGLHDLRTRQAGKTVFIQFHLELDGNLSLNEAHSITDTTGLRVKAAFEDAEVIIHQDPVQVEPTTQ, from the coding sequence ATGACTCAAACTTCCCAATACGATTTTTGGGTCAAACTGGCTAGTCGCGCTTCCGTGGCTACCGCTTTGACCCTTATTACAATCAAACTGTTAGCTTGGCTGTATTCCGGCTCGGCCAGTATGTTGGCATCCTTAACGGATTCTTTTGCCGATACGCTCGCCTCGATTATCAATTTTATTGCCATTCGTTATGCCATTGTCCCTGCTGATCATGACCACAGATACGGCCATGGTAAAGCTGAGCCGTTAGCGGCGCTGGCGCAATCGGCCTTTATTATGGGCTCGGCGTTTCTGCTGTTGTTTTATGGTGGTGAACGTTTGCTAAATCCCTCTCCCGTAGAAAATGCGACCTTAGGTGTGGTGGTTTCTGTGGTGGCAATTGTACTGACATTAGCCTTAGTCTTGCTGCAGAAGCGGGCGCTGGCGGCGACCAATAGCACTGTGGTTGAGGCCGATTCGTTGCACTATAAGTCGGATTTATTCCTCAATGCGGCGGTACTTTTGGCGTTAGTGCTGTCCCAATATGGCTGGTGGTGGGCGGATGGTTTATTTGCCGTACTTATAGCTTGTTACATTGGTCAGCAGGCCTTTGATTTGGGGTATCGTTCGATTCAGGCGCTATTAGATCGTGAGTTAGATGAAGACACTCGCCAGCGGATAAAACTCATTGCCAAGGAAGATCCAAGGGTGTTGGGGCTTCACGATTTACGGACGCGCCAAGCGGGTAAGACGGTTTTTATTCAATTCCATTTAGAGCTTGATGGTAATTTGAGCCTAAACGAAGCCCATAGCATTACCGATACAACAGGGCTTAGGGTGAAAGCGGCCTTTGAAGATGCAGAGGTGATTATTCACCAAGATCCCGTGCAAGTGGAACCAACTACTCAATAA
- the glnG gene encoding nitrogen regulation protein NR(I) — protein MRISEQVWILDDDSSIRWVLEKALQGAKLSTASFAAAESLWQALEISQPRVIVSDIRMPGTDGLTLLERLQIHYPHIPVIIMTAHSDLDSAVSAYQAGAFEYLPKPFDIDEAISLVERALTHATEQSPTPVAQETQVKTPEIIGEAPAMQEVFRAIGRLSRSSISVLINGQSGTGKELVAGALHKHSPRKDKPFIALNMAAIPKDLIESELFGHEKGAFTGAANVRQGRFEQANGGTLFLDEIGDMPLDVQTRLLRVLADGQFYRVGGHSAVQVDVRIIAATHQDLEQLVLKGGFREDLFHRLNVIRIHLPPLSQRREDIPQLASHFLASAAKEIGVEAKILTKETAAKLSQLPWPGNVRQLENTCRWLTVMASGQEILPQDLPPELLKEPTSINPMAKGSQDWQSALTEWIDQKLSEGNSDLLTEVQPAFERILLETALRHTQGHKQEAAKRLGWGRNTLTRKLKELSMD, from the coding sequence ATGCGAATCAGTGAACAAGTGTGGATCCTCGACGATGACAGCTCAATACGTTGGGTGCTCGAAAAAGCGCTCCAAGGCGCTAAACTTAGCACCGCCAGCTTTGCCGCAGCAGAATCACTCTGGCAAGCATTAGAGATTTCCCAGCCACGGGTCATCGTCTCGGATATTCGTATGCCGGGAACCGATGGCTTAACTCTGCTTGAAAGACTACAAATCCACTATCCGCATATTCCCGTTATCATCATGACGGCGCATTCGGACTTAGACAGTGCCGTGAGTGCCTATCAAGCTGGGGCGTTTGAGTATTTGCCAAAACCCTTTGATATTGATGAGGCAATTTCCCTCGTTGAGCGCGCTCTGACCCATGCAACAGAGCAAAGTCCAACGCCAGTTGCGCAGGAAACTCAAGTCAAAACCCCTGAAATCATCGGTGAAGCGCCCGCCATGCAGGAAGTGTTTCGCGCCATCGGCAGGCTGTCGCGCTCTTCAATCAGCGTACTGATCAATGGCCAATCAGGCACAGGTAAAGAGCTGGTTGCAGGCGCACTGCATAAGCACAGTCCGCGCAAGGATAAACCTTTTATCGCCTTGAATATGGCGGCGATTCCTAAGGATTTAATCGAATCCGAACTATTCGGCCATGAAAAAGGCGCCTTTACTGGTGCGGCCAATGTGCGCCAAGGACGCTTCGAGCAAGCCAATGGTGGCACCCTGTTTTTAGATGAAATCGGCGATATGCCACTGGACGTGCAAACCCGTTTACTGCGCGTACTTGCCGATGGGCAGTTTTATCGCGTCGGCGGCCATAGTGCTGTTCAAGTGGATGTACGGATTATTGCTGCCACCCACCAAGACCTAGAGCAATTAGTGTTGAAAGGCGGATTTAGGGAAGACTTATTCCATCGCCTCAATGTGATTCGTATCCACTTGCCACCGCTGTCACAACGCCGTGAGGACATACCACAGCTTGCAAGCCACTTTTTAGCCTCTGCCGCCAAGGAGATTGGTGTCGAAGCCAAAATCCTCACCAAAGAGACCGCAGCTAAACTGTCACAACTGCCATGGCCGGGTAACGTCAGGCAGCTCGAGAACACTTGTCGCTGGCTTACCGTCATGGCCTCAGGACAAGAAATTCTCCCCCAAGACTTGCCGCCAGAATTACTTAAGGAACCTACCAGTATCAATCCAATGGCGAAAGGCAGCCAAGATTGGCAATCGGCACTCACCGAGTGGATCGACCAAAAACTGTCCGAAGGAAATAGTGATTTATTAACCGAAGTGCAGCCCGCTTTTGAGCGTATTTTGCTTGAAACTGCATTGCGCCATACGCAAGGGCATAAACAAGAAGCGGCAAAACGTTTGGGCTGGGGACGAAATACACTGACACGAAAATTGAAAGAATTATCGATGGATTAA
- a CDS encoding Spy/CpxP family protein refolding chaperone, with protein sequence MKTLSPLKASLFAILASSTVLVTTVSAEPSQECDHPRSEFHKRGDRMGHDGMHKMFEGLELTDTQKADIKKLFAEQRAARSDDKPTKEERLARRAEMHALITAATFDETQAKALIGAQQEKRQAQAIERMKMQNQIYNLLTPEQQAKFKARFEAHTGKEPRS encoded by the coding sequence ATGAAAACATTATCTCCTTTAAAAGCTAGCTTGTTTGCCATCTTAGCAAGCTCGACGGTATTGGTGACGACAGTGAGCGCTGAGCCTAGCCAAGAGTGCGATCATCCTCGCAGTGAGTTTCATAAACGTGGCGATCGCATGGGCCATGACGGCATGCACAAAATGTTTGAAGGCTTGGAATTAACCGATACACAAAAGGCAGACATTAAAAAACTGTTTGCCGAGCAACGTGCTGCACGTAGCGACGATAAGCCCACCAAGGAGGAGCGTTTAGCACGCCGTGCAGAAATGCATGCGTTGATCACCGCAGCTACATTCGATGAGACACAAGCTAAGGCATTGATCGGTGCCCAGCAGGAAAAACGTCAAGCGCAAGCCATTGAAAGAATGAAGATGCAGAATCAAATTTACAACCTGCTGACGCCAGAGCAACAAGCTAAGTTTAAAGCGCGATTTGAAGCACACACTGGTAAAGAACCTCGCAGTTAA
- the glnL gene encoding nitrogen regulation protein NR(II), with protein MDKETLLNHLVTAVLVIDKDLKPCYANAAAEQLLGVGSHRLVEQALPEHYQALGVDTQLLSDAVKAGQSLTVNTATLVTLDAQHHTVDLTLIPLEDEALLSLLELRQVDQQRRIHQQLSQDAQQQAAQFLVRNLAHEIKNPLGGLRGAAQLLSRELDDPAQKEFTNLIIEQADRLRSLVDRLLGPQRPTQHSLHNIHQVVQKVYKLVEIALPANIQLKRDYDPSIPDIEMDPDQMQQAVLNILQNAVQALEHTDGEILIRTRTQHQVTIGSQRHKLVLTLSIIDNGPGIPPELMDTLFYPMVTSREQGSGLGLSIAHNIARLHSGRIDCVSSPGHTEFIISLPILSAK; from the coding sequence ATGGATAAAGAGACTCTGCTCAATCATTTAGTGACCGCGGTACTTGTCATCGATAAGGATCTTAAGCCTTGTTATGCCAACGCCGCTGCAGAGCAACTTTTAGGTGTCGGTAGCCACAGGCTGGTCGAACAAGCATTGCCAGAGCATTATCAAGCCCTAGGTGTCGACACTCAGCTCCTTAGCGATGCGGTAAAAGCTGGGCAAAGTCTCACCGTTAACACCGCGACGTTAGTCACCTTAGATGCTCAGCATCACACCGTCGATCTAACGCTTATTCCACTAGAGGATGAAGCGCTGCTGAGTCTGCTTGAGCTTAGGCAAGTCGATCAACAACGACGTATCCACCAGCAACTCAGCCAAGACGCACAGCAGCAGGCGGCACAATTCTTAGTGCGTAACTTAGCCCATGAGATTAAAAACCCCTTAGGCGGCTTGCGTGGCGCTGCACAATTGCTCTCGCGGGAACTCGACGATCCCGCGCAAAAGGAATTTACCAATCTCATCATCGAACAAGCTGATCGTCTGCGTAGCTTAGTCGACCGACTGCTCGGCCCGCAGCGTCCCACTCAACATAGCCTGCATAACATTCATCAAGTAGTGCAAAAAGTATATAAACTAGTCGAAATCGCGCTGCCCGCCAATATCCAGTTGAAGCGAGATTATGATCCCTCGATCCCCGATATCGAGATGGACCCAGATCAAATGCAGCAAGCGGTGTTGAATATTTTGCAGAATGCGGTGCAAGCCCTAGAACACACAGATGGCGAAATCCTGATCCGCACCCGCACACAACACCAAGTCACCATTGGCTCGCAGCGCCACAAACTGGTGTTGACCTTATCGATTATCGATAACGGTCCTGGCATACCGCCAGAGCTCATGGACACACTGTTTTATCCCATGGTAACCAGTCGTGAACAGGGTTCGGGGCTTGGTCTATCGATTGCCCACAACATTGCCAGATTACACTCGGGCAGGATTGATTGCGTATCCAGCCCAGGACACACAGAATTTATTATCTCGTTACCGATTTTAAGTGCCAAATAA
- a CDS encoding TetR/AcrR family transcriptional regulator: MKTETQSTRQHILDIGYSLIIKQGFSCLGLAQLLKAAEVPKGSFYHYFKSKEQFGEALLTGYFEQYQVELDSLFANPQLSGFDRQMQYWQKWLHVQQDGCIDQKCLVVKLSAEVADLSEAMRLVLLKGSAGIIERLTHCIQDGIEDSSICNQDAQATAELLYHMWLGASLMNKLGHSHVALTRALVTTESILKHKTVC, translated from the coding sequence ATGAAAACAGAAACCCAATCTACCCGTCAGCATATTCTCGATATCGGTTACTCACTGATCATTAAACAAGGCTTTTCATGCTTGGGGTTAGCCCAATTACTCAAGGCAGCTGAAGTACCAAAAGGCTCGTTTTACCATTACTTTAAATCCAAAGAGCAATTCGGTGAGGCATTATTAACGGGCTATTTTGAGCAATATCAAGTAGAGCTTGATAGCTTATTTGCCAACCCACAGCTCTCTGGCTTTGATCGCCAAATGCAATATTGGCAAAAGTGGCTGCATGTCCAACAAGATGGCTGCATCGACCAAAAATGCTTAGTGGTTAAATTAAGTGCCGAGGTGGCTGATCTGTCTGAGGCTATGCGCCTTGTTCTGTTAAAGGGTTCTGCAGGCATTATTGAACGCTTAACGCACTGTATTCAAGATGGTATTGAAGATAGCTCCATCTGTAATCAGGATGCCCAAGCAACGGCAGAGCTGCTATATCACATGTGGCTCGGCGCAAGTTTGATGAATAAACTCGGCCACAGTCATGTGGCATTAACGCGCGCTCTTGTAACAACTGAATCCATTTTGAAGCATAAAACGGTGTGCTAG
- a CDS encoding DUF4124 domain-containing protein, translated as MRLLTLISLLLLSLLAQATVYKWVDKDGKVHYSDEPHPNAEIVELKEKTLNQITLPLVSADSNDSQVIEQIKYQVVITSPAEEETVRDNNGDFQVTATVTPEIKSQYLMALKLDGKTIGQPQIGGTFKLSNIDRGEHTIVVDAMTQNGKVFASSSPRKIFLHQAAMTPAPKKQPRSN; from the coding sequence ATGCGTTTATTAACCCTCATCAGCTTACTGCTGCTTAGCCTATTAGCACAGGCAACAGTGTACAAATGGGTCGATAAGGACGGTAAAGTCCATTACTCCGATGAGCCGCATCCCAATGCTGAGATTGTTGAATTAAAAGAAAAAACGCTTAATCAAATTACCCTACCACTGGTAAGCGCTGACTCCAATGATTCGCAAGTCATTGAACAAATCAAGTATCAAGTCGTCATTACTTCCCCTGCAGAAGAGGAAACCGTCAGGGATAACAATGGCGATTTCCAAGTCACAGCAACAGTCACTCCAGAAATCAAGAGCCAATATTTGATGGCCCTTAAACTCGATGGTAAAACCATCGGCCAACCCCAAATCGGCGGCACATTTAAGTTAAGCAACATCGACAGAGGTGAACATACCATTGTTGTCGATGCGATGACTCAAAACGGCAAAGTCTTTGCATCTAGCTCTCCAAGAAAGATATTTCTTCATCAAGCGGCAATGACTCCTGCACCTAAAAAGCAGCCAAGATCCAATTAA
- a CDS encoding iron-containing alcohol dehydrogenase — protein sequence MFNFTYYNPTRIHFGKNTIAEIDTLIPSNARVMVLFGGSSAKRTGTLAEVKQALGKRFVVEFEGIEPNPTYETLMLAVAQVRELNIDFLLAVGGGSVIDGTKFVAAAAVFEGEPWDILTSWGAKVTKAMPFGSVLTLPATGSEMNNASVVTRKSLKAKLPFRNDLVYPQFSILDPTKTFTLPERQVANGVVDAFVHITEQYLTYPVNAAVQDRFAEGLLQILIELGPQALTKPEDYDIRANLMWVATMALNGTIATGVPHDWATHMIGHELTALYDIDHARTLAIVLPALLRCTKAAKHEKLLQFADRVWHINTGSEDERIEAAIAKTQAFFEAMGIATHLSGYDLGKEAVDAVVGQLEKHGMVALGEHGNIDPAMSRNILTLAL from the coding sequence ATGTTCAATTTCACCTACTACAACCCAACTCGCATCCATTTTGGTAAAAATACCATCGCAGAAATCGACACGTTAATCCCCAGCAATGCCAGAGTTATGGTGTTATTTGGCGGCAGCAGCGCCAAACGAACAGGCACCCTAGCTGAAGTAAAACAAGCGCTTGGAAAGCGTTTTGTGGTCGAATTCGAGGGTATCGAACCCAATCCAACCTACGAAACCCTGATGCTTGCCGTCGCGCAAGTACGTGAATTAAACATCGACTTCTTACTCGCCGTCGGTGGCGGTTCGGTCATCGATGGCACTAAGTTTGTTGCCGCTGCCGCCGTTTTCGAAGGCGAGCCTTGGGATATTCTCACGAGCTGGGGTGCTAAGGTGACTAAAGCCATGCCTTTCGGTTCGGTATTAACCCTACCTGCGACAGGGTCAGAGATGAACAATGCCAGCGTGGTGACTCGTAAGTCGTTGAAAGCCAAACTGCCGTTCCGTAACGACTTGGTTTATCCTCAGTTCTCCATCCTCGATCCCACTAAAACCTTTACCCTACCGGAAAGACAAGTGGCAAACGGTGTCGTCGATGCGTTTGTGCATATCACCGAGCAATACCTTACCTACCCGGTGAATGCCGCAGTGCAGGACAGATTTGCCGAAGGCTTACTGCAAATTTTGATTGAATTAGGCCCACAAGCACTCACAAAACCTGAAGATTACGATATCCGCGCCAATCTGATGTGGGTCGCAACTATGGCACTCAATGGCACGATTGCCACAGGCGTTCCGCACGACTGGGCAACTCATATGATTGGCCATGAGCTCACCGCACTCTATGATATCGACCATGCCCGCACCTTAGCCATTGTATTACCAGCATTATTACGTTGTACTAAGGCCGCGAAACATGAAAAGTTACTGCAATTTGCAGACAGAGTATGGCATATCAACACAGGCTCCGAAGACGAACGTATTGAGGCGGCAATTGCGAAAACCCAAGCGTTTTTCGAAGCCATGGGCATTGCAACACACTTATCCGGCTATGATTTAGGTAAGGAAGCTGTCGACGCCGTTGTGGGTCAACTCGAAAAACATGGCATGGTTGCCTTGGGTGAGCATGGCAATATCGATCCAGCCATGAGCCGCAACATTTTAACCCTCGCCTTATAG
- a CDS encoding response regulator — MSRILLIDDDLGLSELLGQLLELEGFKLTLAYDGKQGLELALATDYDLILLDVMLPKLNGFEVLRALRQHKQTPVLMLTARGDEIDRVVGLEIGADDYLPKPFNDRELIARIRAIIRRSHLTAQEIHATPAQEFGDLRLDPSRQEAYCNEQLIILTGTEFTLLHTLALHAGELMNKEELNEIVLGKKLMPFDRSLDMHLSNLRKKLPERSDGRPRVKTIRGKGYIWLP; from the coding sequence ATGAGTCGGATACTATTAATCGATGATGATCTCGGTTTATCGGAACTTCTTGGGCAACTTCTCGAACTCGAAGGGTTCAAACTCACATTGGCCTACGACGGCAAACAAGGTTTAGAACTTGCTTTGGCTACAGATTACGATTTGATCTTACTCGATGTAATGCTGCCTAAGTTAAACGGCTTTGAAGTGTTACGCGCTCTGCGGCAACACAAGCAAACTCCAGTGCTGATGTTAACCGCCAGAGGTGATGAGATTGACCGCGTAGTAGGCCTTGAAATCGGCGCCGATGACTATTTACCTAAGCCCTTTAATGACAGAGAACTTATCGCCCGAATTCGCGCCATCATTCGCCGCTCCCATTTAACCGCCCAAGAAATCCATGCGACACCGGCACAGGAGTTTGGTGATTTACGTTTAGACCCTTCACGCCAAGAAGCCTATTGTAATGAGCAACTTATTATCCTCACGGGCACAGAATTTACTCTGCTGCACACCTTAGCACTCCATGCTGGCGAGTTGATGAATAAAGAAGAACTCAATGAAATTGTGCTAGGTAAAAAATTGATGCCATTCGATCGCAGTTTAGACATGCATCTGTCGAATCTACGCAAAAAACTTCCCGAGCGTAGCGACGGCAGACCTAGGGTGAAAACTATTCGTGGCAAAGGCTATATCTGGTTACCATAA
- a CDS encoding porin family protein — MKKLSLVAGSLLSILVAGQALAATDTTGFYVGGALNRVTVDVLDDAETGTGFGVYGGYNFNEWFGLEANLFATGDLGDKDVDISAGALTFTPKFTLQINDMFSAYAKVGVASMAMNVDGDGFDEDFTGFGWTYGVGVNAAVTERLNVRLSYDVTSGDLDADHHYVNYVNVKDIDTDIKQLAIGVHYQF, encoded by the coding sequence ATGAAAAAACTATCTTTAGTTGCGGGTTCTTTATTATCGATATTAGTGGCAGGCCAAGCTTTAGCGGCAACTGACACCACAGGTTTTTATGTGGGTGGTGCACTAAACCGCGTGACTGTTGATGTGCTTGATGATGCAGAAACAGGGACTGGTTTCGGTGTATACGGTGGTTACAATTTTAACGAGTGGTTTGGTTTAGAGGCCAATTTATTTGCAACTGGCGATTTAGGCGATAAGGATGTTGATATCTCTGCGGGTGCATTAACGTTTACTCCTAAATTTACTCTGCAAATCAATGATATGTTCTCAGCCTATGCAAAAGTAGGTGTTGCATCTATGGCTATGAATGTTGACGGTGATGGATTTGATGAAGACTTCACTGGTTTTGGCTGGACCTACGGCGTAGGTGTTAATGCCGCTGTGACTGAGCGTTTAAATGTTCGCTTGAGTTATGATGTGACTAGTGGTGATTTAGACGCTGACCACCATTATGTAAACTATGTAAACGTGAAAGATATCGACACTGATATTAAGCAACTGGCTATTGGTGTGCATTACCAGTTTTAA
- a CDS encoding ATP-binding protein, whose translation MPNRLFIKLLLGFWLCSSLIIALVGLLPLLQQNHDRAPIPPHLQKVLATIAQRIQENPTLLKSDFLRRWERHRDMEGKPLRLYLTNSQGQVINTNRISRGVRSFMLMADEEKQPISHQFKDELVFGPYQFTLEGETYFLYGRLPDTHPRPWFFFFIENKLLTLSLAILLSGLLCALLAWHLGKPLRSLKKSADALAEGDLSNRVDKTTTQRNDEIGQLATAFNSMADSIEAMVKNQQRLMGDISHELRTPLTRLQLSLALARKKGQQTTETDRIAYEAEQLEQLIAELLELSRVKLSTNETKVCLGLAESLSQVLDDAEFEADQQGKKITIDIDEAIELSHYPKSLSRAIENLLRNAIRYAKSDIHLHASQTSGQVQITIKDDGPGIDPAELESIFKPFYRPDSARQRESGGWGLGLAITEAAISAHKGKIKAENREPHGLEVNISLPT comes from the coding sequence GTGCCTAATCGCTTATTTATCAAGTTACTGCTCGGATTTTGGCTCTGTAGTTCGCTGATTATCGCCTTAGTTGGTTTGCTGCCCCTGCTGCAACAAAATCACGATCGCGCCCCTATTCCGCCCCATCTGCAAAAAGTGCTAGCGACCATAGCGCAGCGCATTCAGGAAAATCCAACACTGCTTAAGTCTGATTTCCTGCGCCGTTGGGAAAGGCATCGAGATATGGAAGGCAAACCACTACGGCTTTACCTGACCAACAGCCAAGGGCAAGTGATAAACACTAATAGAATCAGCCGTGGTGTGCGCAGTTTTATGCTGATGGCTGATGAAGAAAAGCAGCCAATTAGTCATCAATTTAAAGATGAATTAGTATTTGGCCCTTACCAATTTACCCTTGAGGGTGAAACCTATTTCCTCTATGGTCGACTACCAGATACCCATCCTAGGCCTTGGTTCTTCTTCTTTATAGAAAACAAACTGCTCACCCTCAGCTTAGCCATTTTGCTCTCGGGGTTACTCTGCGCTCTACTCGCTTGGCATCTAGGTAAGCCACTCCGTTCACTTAAAAAAAGTGCCGACGCCCTCGCCGAAGGTGATCTTAGCAACCGAGTCGATAAAACAACCACTCAACGTAATGATGAAATTGGCCAACTCGCCACCGCGTTTAACAGCATGGCGGACTCGATTGAAGCCATGGTCAAAAATCAACAGCGATTAATGGGGGATATTTCCCACGAGCTGCGCACACCGCTGACCCGCCTGCAACTGTCATTGGCGCTGGCCCGTAAAAAAGGCCAACAAACCACAGAAACCGACCGCATCGCCTACGAAGCTGAGCAATTAGAGCAACTGATTGCCGAGCTGCTGGAGCTATCACGGGTCAAACTCAGCACCAATGAAACTAAAGTATGTCTCGGTTTAGCCGAGTCGCTAAGCCAAGTATTGGATGACGCCGAGTTTGAAGCCGATCAGCAAGGTAAGAAGATCACTATCGATATCGATGAAGCCATCGAACTCAGCCATTATCCTAAGTCCCTGTCCCGTGCGATAGAAAACCTGCTGCGCAACGCGATTCGTTACGCCAAGAGCGACATTCATCTGCACGCGAGTCAAACAAGTGGCCAAGTCCAAATCACGATAAAGGATGACGGTCCTGGTATTGATCCTGCGGAGCTTGAGTCAATTTTCAAACCCTTCTATCGCCCAGACTCCGCAAGACAGCGGGAAAGTGGTGGTTGGGGGCTAGGGTTAGCAATTACTGAAGCCGCGATTAGCGCCCATAAAGGTAAGATAAAAGCCGAAAACCGTGAGCCACACGGCCTTGAAGTCAATATCAGTTTACCCACCTAA
- a CDS encoding pyrimidine/purine nucleoside phosphorylase, with the protein MELIEQVAVAKKANIYFEGKVASRSVFFSDGSKQTLGVVLPGEYEFSTSQGEIMHVTSGSFEVLLPNSSTWQAFSEGSQFELAANVSFKIRNNAIAEYCCRYL; encoded by the coding sequence ATGGAACTCATAGAGCAAGTCGCGGTAGCCAAAAAAGCCAATATCTATTTTGAGGGTAAAGTTGCTAGCCGCAGTGTATTTTTCAGTGACGGCAGTAAACAAACCTTAGGCGTAGTGCTCCCAGGAGAATACGAATTTTCCACCTCCCAAGGCGAAATCATGCACGTCACCAGCGGCAGCTTTGAGGTCTTGCTACCAAATAGTTCAACTTGGCAAGCGTTTAGCGAAGGCAGCCAGTTCGAACTTGCGGCCAATGTCAGCTTTAAAATCCGCAACAATGCGATAGCTGAATATTGCTGTCGCTATCTATAG